One Ananas comosus cultivar F153 linkage group 1, ASM154086v1, whole genome shotgun sequence DNA window includes the following coding sequences:
- the LOC109713469 gene encoding UDP-glucose 6-dehydrogenase 4-like, producing the protein MVKICCLGAGYVGGPTMAVIALKCPAVEVVVVDISVARISAWNSDQLPIYEPGLDDVVKQCRGRNLFFSTDIEKHVAEADIIFVSVNTPTKTRGLGAGKAADLTYWESAARMIADVAKSDKIVVEKSTVPVKTAEAIEKILTHNSKGINFQILSNPEFLAEGTAIQDLFNPDRVLIGGRETPGGQKAVQALKEVYANWVPEDRIITTNLWSAELSKLAANAFLAQRISSVNAMSALCEATGANVAEVSYAVGKDSRIGPKFLNASVGFGGSCFQKDILNLVYICECNGLPEVANYWKQVIKINDYQKSRFVNRVVSSMFNTVAGKKIAVLGFAFKKDTGDTRETPAIDVCKGLLGDKAKISIFDPQVTEDQIQRDLAMNKFDWDHPIHLQPMSPTAVKQVTVTWDAYEATKGAHGVCILTEWDEFKKLDYAKIYENMQKPAFIFDGRNVIDPEKLREIGFIVYSIGKPLDQWLKDMPAVA; encoded by the coding sequence atgGTGAAGATCTGCTGCCTCGGCGCCGGCTATGTTGGCGGCCCCACCATGGCCGTGATTGCCCTCAAGTGCCCAGCAGTCGAGGTCGTCGTTGTTGACATCTCCGTTGCTCGCATCTCAGCATGGAACAGCGACCAGCTCCCCATCTACGAGCCGGGCCTCGATGACGTCGTGAAGCAGTGTCGCGGCCGCAACCTCTTCTTCAGCACGGATATCGAGAAGCACGTGGCGGAGGCCGACATTATCTTCGTCTCAGTCAACACCCCGACCAAGACCCGCGGACTCGGCGCCGGAAAGGCTGCTGACCTCACCTACTGGGAGAGCGCCGCCCGCATGATTGCCGACGTGGCCAAGTCCGACAAGATTGTGGTCGAAAAGTCAACGGTCCCGGTCAAGACCGCCGAGGCCATCGAGAAGATCTTGACCCACAATAGCAAAGGAATCAACTTCCAGATCCTCTCCAACCCTGAGTTCCTCGCTGAGGGGACTGCGATTCAGGACCTCTTCAACCCAGACCGTGTTCTCATTGGTGGGCGGGAGACCCCTGGAGGTCAGAAAGCTGTTCAAGCCCTAAAAGAGGTCTATGCCAATTGGGTCCCCGAGGATCGGATCATAACCACTAACCTGTGGTCCGCAGAGCTATCTAAACTCGCTGCAAATGCCTTCCTGGCTCAGAGGATTTCTTCTGTCAATGCCATGTCAGCACTCTGCGAGGCCACAGGCGCCAATGTGGCCGAGGTGTCTTATGCTGTGGGGAAGGACTCCCGCATCGGACCCAAGTTCTTGAATGCTAGCGTCGGATTCGGTGGCTCCTGCTTCCAGAAGGATATCTTGAACCTGGTCTACATCTGTGAGTGCAACGGCCTGCCGGAGGTCGCCAACTACTGGAAGCAGGTGATCAAGATCAACGACTACCAAAAGAGCCGGTTCGTGAATCGGGTTGTGTCCTCCATGTTCAACACAGTTGCGGGGAAGAAGATCGCCGTTCTCGGATTTGCCTTTAAGAAGGACACTGGGGATACAAGGGAGACCCCTGCGATCGATGTGTGCAAGGGGCTTTTGGGTGATAAGGCTAAGATTAGCATCTTCGATCCTCAAGTGACCGAGGATCAAATCCAACGTGATCTCGCGATGAACAAGTTCGACTGGGACCACCCGATCCACCTCCAGCCGATGAGCCCAACGGCTGTGAAGCAGGTCACCGTGACGTGGGATGCATACGAGGCCACCAAGGGGGCCCACGGGGTCTGCATTTTGACCGAATGGGATGAGTTCAAGAAGCTTGACTATGCAAAGATCTACGAGAACATGCAGAAACCGGCGTTCATCTTCGACGGGCGCAACGTAATCGACCCTGAGAAGCTGAGAGAGATTGGGTTCATTGTTTACTCGATCGGGAAGCCGCTTGATCAGTGGCTCAAGGACATGCCTGCTGTTGCCTAA
- the LOC109714876 gene encoding diacylglycerol kinase 1 — MGSIKERLRTRLLDWGSSSDDVAEIWSSIITYFTAISISLLTFLYLFSLWRRNISLSWMKTIARSKKHSKAKHKAPVAAHVWITESYNRAKGLKCCVCLESISPVQPLGQMITSELSIHRCDVCGAAAHITCSPNAHKDCKCVSMVGSQHVIHQWIVLWAEMADRSEETPCCSYCEEPCGGSFLGGPPIWCCMWCQRLVHVDCHSLMAGETGDICDLGPFKRLILSPLYVKVKSGAGGGFLSSITQGANEFASTVRGHIRSQSKRYKQHNKLPADSANTNSANDSSSESVADGHLTPTASKANGTHYDANGDPGIQHESSESDYKEEKELRPRRSSSFNQMEDSQMGGTNQRYELIDLPPDARPLLVFINKKSGAQRGDSLRHRLHFLLNPVQVFELSSAQGPEAGLHLFRKVQHFRILVCGGDGTVGWVLDAIDKQNYESPPPVAILPAGTGNDLARVLSWGGGLGAIERQGGLCTILYHIEHAAVTILDRWKVTIEDSQTKHARSIKYMNNYLGIGCDAKVALDIHNLREENPEKFYNQFLNKMLYAKEGAKAIMDRTFADLPWQIRLEVDGVEVEIPEDAEGVLVANIGSYMGGVDLWQNEDENYDNFDPQSMHDKMIEVVSISGTWHLGTLQVGLSRARRLAQGQSIKIQLFVPFPVQVDGEPWFQQPCTLLISHHGQAFMLRRAAEEPLGHAAAIITDVLENAETRSIITASQKRALLQEMALRLS, encoded by the exons ATGGGCAGTATTAAAGAGAGATTGAGAACACGGCTGCTGGATTGGGGCAGCAGCTCTGATGATGTGGCTGAGATATGGAGTTCTATCATCACTTACTTTACTGCTATCTCCATCAGTCTTCTGACTTTCTTGTACCTTTTCTCCTTATGGAGGCGAAACATTAGTTTGAGCTGGATGAAAACTATAGCGAGATCAAAGAAGCACTCAAAGGCCAAACATAAAGCTCCCGTTGCTGCTCATGTTTGGATAACGGAATCTTATAATCGTGCAAAAGGTCTAAAGTGTTGTGTGTGCCTGGAATCTATTTCACCCGTGCAACCCCTCGGGCAGATGATTACGTCAGAACTTTCGATCCATCGCTGTGATGTTTGTGGGGCAGCTGCTCACATTACCTGCTCTCCAAATGCCCATAAAGATTGTAAATGTGTTTCTATGGTTGGTTCTCAGCATGTGATTCACCAGTGGATTGTTTTATGGGCGGAAATGGCCGATCGATCAGAGGAGACTCCTTGTTGCAGTTATTGTGAAGAGCCTTGTGGTGGGTCTTTTCTTGGTGGACCCCCTATTTGGTGCTGTATGTGGTGTCAAAGGCTAGTGCATGTTGATTGTCATTCCTTGATGGCTGGTGAAACAGGTGATATTTGTGATTTGGGACCATTTAAGCGCCTTATCTTGTCACCTCTTTATGTAAAAGTTAAAAGTGGAGCAGGTGGCGGATTTTTGAGCTCTATTACGCAGGGTGCAAATGAATTCGCTTCTACTGTTCGAGGACATATCAGGAGTCAGAGTAAGAGGTATAAGCAGCACAATAAGTTACCAGCAGATTCAGCCAATACAAACAGTGCTAATGATTCATCTTCAGAAAGCGTGGCAGATGGACATTTAACTCCTACGGCATCAAAAGCTAACGGGACACATTATGATGCGAACGGTGATCCGGGGATCCAGCATGAGAGTAGTGAAAGTGATTATAAAGAGGAGAAAGAATTGCGTCCAAGAAGAAGTTCATCATTTAATCAAATGGAGGATTCCCAGATGGGTGGGACTAACCAAAGATATGAATTGATTGATTTACCACCTGATGCGAGGCCTCTATTAGTTTTCATCAACAAGAAAAGTGGAGCCCAGCGTGGAGATTCGCTCAGACATCGTTTGCACTTTCTTCTAAATCCTGTACAG GTCTTTGAGTTGAGTTCGGCACAGGGCCCTGAAGCAGGACTTCATTTGTTCAGAAAGGTACAGCACTTCAGAATTCTTGTTTGTGGTGGAGATGGCACAGTTGGTTGGGTTCTTGATGCCATCGACAAACAAAATTACGAATCTCCTCCACCAGTTGCGATTCTTCCCGCCGGCACTGGTAATGATCTAGCTAGGGTTTTGTCCTGGGGAGGCGGTCTCGGTGCTATAGAGAGACAAGGAGGTCTATGCACGATTTTGTACCACATAGAGCATGCTGCGGTCACCATTCTTGATAGGTGGAAAGTAACAATAGAAGATTCACAGACAAAGCATGCCCGCTccataaaatatatgaacaatTATTTAG GGATCGGGTGTGATGCAAAGGTTGCTCTTGACATTCACAATCTTCGTGAAGAAAACCCTGAAAAGTTCTATAACCAG TTCTTAAATAAAATGCTTTATGCGAAAGAAGGGGCGAAAGCCATCATGGATAGAACATTTGCAGACCTGCCTTGGCAAATCAGATTGGAGGTAGATGGCGTTGAGGTGGAAATACCTGAG GATGCTGAGGGTGTCCTTGTTGCGAATATCGGAAGCTACATGGGTGGAGTCGATCTGTGGCAAAATGAAGACGAGAATTATGACAATTTTGATCCTCAGTCCATGCACGACAAGATGATTGAAGTCGTGAGTATCAGTGGAACATGGCATCTCGGGACGCTTCAG GTTGGACTTTCCCGAGCTCGGCGGCTGGCGCAGGGGCAATCAATAAAGATTCAGCTGTTCGTGCCCTTCCCTGTTCAGGTCGACGGCGAGCCTTGGTTCCAGCAGCCTTGCACATTACTGATATCTCATCACGGGCAG GCTTTCATGTTGAGAAGAGCCGCGGAAGAGCCTCTCGGTCACGCCGCCGCGATAATTACCGACGTTCTTGAAAACGCCGAGACGCGCAGCATCATTACAGCTTCGCAGAAGAGGGCCCTTCTTCAAGAAATGGCTCTAAGGCTTTCTTAG